The following are encoded together in the Sphaerodactylus townsendi isolate TG3544 linkage group LG14, MPM_Stown_v2.3, whole genome shotgun sequence genome:
- the LOC125443303 gene encoding zinc finger CCCH domain-containing protein 18-like, producing the protein MDVSESPEQNPRSLDEKEEEEEEEDQQVSDDEILKESGSDLEQDGEEGQDALLEEEPENAARALNQEEEEENHSEEEDCLSEAKSPDSDKNQPNREPNVKAEERANDLGDEASSVTRELDEHELDYDEEVPEEPSAAAADDETDKAGGEEEEEEEKGDEAPEDEKKSGVKSDDEKDGQEPLKEKKKEEDDGEIDDGEIDDDDLEEGEVKEPSDRKMRPRSICRFFIKGHCTWDINCRFIHPGLNDKGNYFLISKQDPFSPNGAPPIGPGPHPLMPANPWGGPTVDEILPPPPPDPPTESAWERGLRQAKEVLKKATMRKEQEPDFEEKRFTVTIGEDEREFDKENEIFQDWNYRITRDVRDSTEVDIKENTNYGLDPYADPSYDYDIERFWRGGQYENFRVQYTDPDPYRNYRLSKERERERERENRQRERERERERERERERRQRERERERERERDKERQRRKEEWERERERIKRDEKDRQHRDREKEREKEKPKPRSPQPPSRQPRAHPDQGEGRPQKEGDQKKRSSLALCTPLCSA; encoded by the exons ATGGATGTTTCTGAAAGCCCAGAGCAAAACCCCCGCTCTCTtgatgagaaggaggaggaagaagaggaggaagaccaGCAGGTATCTGATGATGAAATCCTGAAAGAGAGCGGCTCAGACCTCGAGCAGGatggagaggaagggcaggatgccCTTTTGGAAGAAGAGCCAGAAAATGCGGCCAGAGCATTGaatcaggaggaagaggaggagaaccaCTCCGAGGAAGAGGACTGCTTGAGTGAAGCCAAGTCGCCAGATTCTGACAAAAACCAGCCCAACAGGGAGCCAAACGTCAAGGCAGAAGAGAGGGCCAATGACCTTGGGGATGAAGCCTCTTCTGTCACTCGCGAGCTGGATGAGCACGAGTTGGACTACGACGAGGAGGTTCCAGAGGAGCCAAGCGCCGCAGCCGCTGACGACGAGACCGACAAggctgggggagaggaggaggaagaggaggagaagggagacgAAGCCCCCGAGGACGAGAAGAAGTCTGGTGTCAAGAGTGATGACGAAAAGGACGGGCAGGAGCCcctcaaggagaagaagaaagaggaagacgATGGAGAAATTGATGACGGCGAGATCGAT GACGACGACCTAGAGGAGGGAGAGGTGAAAGAGCCCAGTGACAGGAAAATGAGGCCACGGTCCATCTGCCGCTTCTTCATAAAAG GTCACTGTACTTGGGACATAAATTGCAGGTTTATTCATCCTGGCCTGAACGACAAAGGAAACTACTTCTTGATATCTAAGCAAGACCCTTTCTCGCCCAACGGCGCCCCACCTATCGGCCCTGGCCCTCACCCACTGATGCCAGCCAATCCTTGG GGAGGGCCAACTGTGGATGAAATattgccgccgccgccaccagaTCCCCCGACGGAGAGTGCCTGGGAAAGGGGACTTCGCCAAGCTAAAGAG GTTTTGAAAAAGGCCACAATGAGGAAAGAGCAGGAGCCAGACTTTGAGGAGAAACGGTTTACGGTGACCATCGGGGAGGACGAGCGTGAGTTTGACAAGGAGAATGAAATCTTCCAAGACTGGAACTACCGGATCACTCGAGATGTCCGGGACTCAAC CGAGGTGGACATCAAAGAGAACACGAACTATGG GCTTGACCCCTATGCGGATCCCTCTTACGATTATGATATAGAGCGTTTTTGGAGAGGTGGGCAGTACGAGAACTTCAGGGTGCAGTACACAGATCCAGATCCGTACCGGAACTATCGGCTGAGTAAG GAACGAGAAAGAGAGCGGGAGCGGGAGAACCGGCAGCGCGAACGGGAGAGGGAGCGCGAGAGGGAACGGGAGCGAGAACGGCGGCAGAGGGAGCGGGAGCGCGAAAGGGAGCGCGAGCGTGACAAGGAGCGGCAGCGACGGAAAGAGGAATGGGAGAGAGAGCGGGAACGCATCAAGAGGGATGAGAAGGACCGGCAGCACCGGGACCGAGAGAAGGAGCGGGAGAAAGAGAAACCAAAACCACGATCACCACAGCCACCAAG